The nucleotide sequence GTTCGCATTCTTCGGCGATGCGGACGTGACGCGATTTGATCAAACGGACCATCTTTGCCACACTGCAAGCAGGTGGTCCGAACGCGATCTTTTCCATTTCCATCGCCACTTTATGGAACGTCTGATATTGTCCTGGTTCCAGTCCGCCGAAGCTGACCAGTTGCACCAAGTGCGGATACAGACGACGCCAAGTTTCACCAATGGCATACGCTTCGTTGATCGGACGCTTGGCATACGCCACGCAAACCGATTGGAACATGTGATGCTGTGCCGATGCCGCGTCCATTCGGTAACGTGACCAACCGCGATACCAGTGATCGATGTCACAGGCGGAACGATCTTGGCCACTGGCCGACATCAATCCGGCAGCGGCACCGGTCAGGATGGGCCAAAGGTGTTGATAGAACCGGATCTCTCCACGCTGATTTTGCAATGCCGACAGTGCCGCTTGGAACGGTTGATAGAAAGTCCGATCGACCGGTTCCACCTTGTGCGTCGGTTTCGCCAACATCGGGCGGCCAGACCGACTGTGCAGCGAAATCTGTTCGGGCTCCAACATGCTGGGGATATAGCTGGGCAGAAATCCGTTGTCCAAGAATTTCCCGCCGCGGCCTTCGGTCAGGCTAAGCACGGCATCAATCGCCGTCAGACCAAATCCGCGGACGGCAACACGACTGCCGGCCGGGATGCGGCTTCGGCAAAGCGAGTCTTGCACCGGATAGACAAAGCGAGCCGGCGTGTGGTCATCCGTCGGTGGTAAGTCCACGTTGGCACGCAGGCCTTCGTGACCGGTCGCCAAAACGACTTCGTCAAAGTTCCACCAACGCCCCTGCGACTTGACTTCCCAACGTTCCCCGTCGTGCCGCACGTCCGCGACTTTCGACCCGCGGTGTCGAAACACCGCAACCGCCTGAAGCCTTCGTCGAATACGGACAAATGCATCGTGCAAATATTCGCCGACCAAAGCGCGTGGGATGTAGGAATCCGCCTGGGCGTATTGCGGTGCATTTTCATGCAACCACTGCAACAGCGATGGTCCTCGTACCGATTTACCGTCGATGTCGGCGTCGCTGGCAGGGCCACCAGACCGATTCCAAACATCGATGTGTTCGGTGGCAAAGTTCATCTTCAACGAAGCGGGTTGGTCGGGCGAATAGATCACGCCCGCGCCGAGGCATTCGGCAGGTTCAAACACGGTGACTTCGGTTCGTGCCAGATCCTCGTTGGTCAGGTGGCGTGACAACGCATCCAAGCAATGCAGGCCACGTGGACCACATCCGACGATTGCGATTCGGTACGGTTGACGCTGCGGGATCGTGGGGACGCCCCAACCGATGGTGCCAACGCTGGGTGCAATGCTCATGCTAAAACCTCATCTGAAACGGCGAATTCCGCCTGGGTTACCATTTGATGTAGTCGCTCCGGTGCAATGCCAAGTGCGGATTGGACCCACTGGTCGTTGAACACCGTGTCCAGATAACGCGTGCCCGAATCGTGCAGGATCCCGACACAGCGTTTTCCGGCTAGTTCGTTTTTCATGGTGGCGATCGTCGCAAGCACACCGCCGGATGATCCGCCCACCAGCATGGCTTCACGCTGGGCGGCGACTCGGCAACCGATGACGCATTGCAGATCGGTTACGCGTCGCACTTGGGCAAAGGACTGGCCCGCCGCCAATGCCGGGACCTTGCCGGCACCCATGCCCGGAATTTTTCGTGGACCCGGTGACCCGCCGAACAACACACTGTTGACCGAATCGACGGCGATGACGTCCACGTCGCGACCGCGCTGACGTAGGAAGTCGCGACAGCCACGAGCGGTCCCGGTGCTGCTGGTCGCCACCAGCAACACGTCGAAGTCGCCCGACAAAGCACGGTCGATTTCTGCGATCGTGCCATGAAAGTGAGCCAGTGGGTTGGCCGGATTGCCGTATTGGTTCGGCCAAAACGCATTGGCGTGTCGCTGAAGCAACTCCTGAACGCACGACAGACGTGCTGTCAAAAAGTCGCCATCGATCGGCCGTGTCACGGTTTCAATCTCGCCACCCAAGGCACGGATGATCGCCAAATTGTTTGCTTGCGCACGAGGGTCGACGACACAGATGAAACGCAGCCCGTGAAAGGCGCATGCCTGCGCTAAACCAATGCCCATGTTGCCGGAGGATGATTCAATGATCACCGTTTGTTGATCAATCTTGCCGCCATCCAGGGCTTGTTGCAGCATTCGCTTGGCGGGACGGTCTTTCGCGCTCCCGCCTGGATTTAACGCTTCGACTTTGACCAACAAATCGATATCGGCGTCCGGCAAAAAACGATCGAAGCGAATCAGCGGCGTCGATCCGATCGCGTCCAACACGCCATCGCATACCGATGTGACCGCTGGTCGACCGTGCGGAATGGCCCAAGAGCCGAACCGCGGGAACGTGTTGGAATTAATCAGCATAGGTGTATCGAGATCGGTCAATGCCGCCGGGCAAACGCCCGTCCAATGATTCGCCGCCGAGGCATCCAGGATGATGCGCCGCGATCGAAGTGTGGGACGTGACCGTTGTGGGGAAAGATCGTGTCGCAAACCCGTTTCGCGATCACGACAACGGCAGAAAGCAACCGGCGTGCCGAAAGGTGCTTTGCAAAACGACCGAATCGGCGGCGTGTTCAAAAGGCAATGGAAATCAAGGCTTTTTGAAATCGAATCGCCAGAGAACACACGGAAAAATGCAGGTCGATCAGCGGTGATTGAACGCTGATCCGCCATCGCTGGATCGTGTCGAATCCGCCGGTCGGTTGATCACTTGTTCTCGCGCGGCAGCGATTCATAAGCACGCCGAATCAGGTCGGCACCGTGCTGGCGCTCCAAACGCCGGATCGCGAAATGGGCACGGGCCAAGTCTTGGTAGTGATCGATGAAGTAACTGTTGATCAACGCGCCACCAATGGCACCGATGACGGGAACCGCTTGTGCCGCGATCTTCTCACTGACCACCAAGCCGAATCGTTTACCGATCTGGGAAATCAGCTTCACCAACGGCGGCGCGACCGATCCGCCCAAACCGTTCTTAGCGATGTACTGGGTGGCATCCTTGATCTGCTTGGCCATCGCGGCGCGAACGGCGAAGTAGCCGATTTCTGTTTGGTCATCAATGTCCGAGCCTTTGCCAGGATCCAGCGCGAAGACTTCCAAACACGCCAGACGCGTTTCCAAGTCGCTCAGATCCTCACCTTCGCTGCGGGCGATGTCGGCCACACTGCGCAGGATCAGCACCGTCGACACAGGTAACTCGGCCGCCACGGTCGCGCCGCCCAAAACGCCACCGGCCGCGCCGCTGATGCCCGCCAAAAGTTTGTGGGTCCGCAGGCTGGGGTTGGACACATCGCCATCGGATTGCCCCAGCGTCCGAACGGCAACGTCCAAGGCGGCTTTCAAAGAACGATCGATGACGCGATAGAGCAAATCCTCGGTGACATCGGGCAACAGCTTGAGCGATGCGGTGATCGGAGTCCCCACCAGTTCGGTCAAGCGGTCGGCAATCCCACGATGCTGTAACACATCTCGGGCCCACCGCAATTCTTGTAATGCGGACTGGGGTAAATCGGTGGTGATGATTTCGTTTGTCACTTGGATACAGTCATGAGTGGATGAGAACGACGGCAGGCCGTCGCGGAGATGCCATATGTTCCGCGTTTCGGCCAAAAAACAGTCAGTCGAATGGCCGGTCGTCTTCCGTTCAGGCTTTCGCCGGTGGCGAAGCAATCTTGGCTCGGGTGCGAACCGTTGAACGCGAAACGGATGCAATTGGCATGCCATCTGCATTACCCCGTGGCGGTGAACACCCCCACGGGCAACCGAAGTATACGAACGACCAAGGATTCAACCGCCATGAGCGTCTTGCCCGACGACACATTGATTTCATCCGACGACCGACCGCTGCACATGCGATTGTACGGCGACCGATCCGCGGCAAAGGTGCTGGTGGTCGTCCACGGTTTGGGGGAACACAGCGGTTGGTACCAAGAATTCGCCAAACGATTTTCGGAGGGCTCATCTGGCAAAGACGACCAAGGCGAGTCCCCGGTGCATTGCGGCGTGCTTTTGTACGACCAGCGTGGCCACGGGAAGAGTCCCGGCCGACGCGGCGACGCGGAATCACTTCAAAACCTGGTCGATGATGTTGCGGTGGCAATCGAAGCCGCCCGGCAACACTTTCCCGACGCCCAGCCGATTCTGGTGGGCCACAGTCTGGGCGGTCATCTGGTGCTGCGTCACTTGATCGAAAACGCCGCGTGCACCGATCGTCCGTCTCCGGTGCAACGAGCCGTGGTGACCAACCCGATGATCTTGCCGGAAAACCCGCCGACCAAGCCGCAAGCGTTTGCCGCTTGGGTGACGGCAAAATTGATCCCACGTCTTCGATTCAGTGCGTCGATCGACGCGACGGAACTGACGCACGATGCCGATGTATTACGCGAATTGGCGGACGACCCGCTGGTGCACGAACAGTTGTCGATCGGCATCGGAGGCGCATTGATGGCCAGCGGACATGAATTGGTCGAAAACGCCGGTCAGATATCTGCCGACTTGCTGGTGTTGATCGGCGGCGATGACACGCTGTGTGATCGCGAGTCGACACAACAGTTGGTGGACCGCTGCCCCGCAGCCCGCCGAAAAGAATTCGCCGGGCTGAAACACAACTTGCTGCTGGAATCGAATCGCCAGCAAGTTTACGACTCGATCGATGACTGGCTGATCGATCAGAGTGTTTGATTCGAAAGGGTCGGCGATCAGTGCAACCCGAGCTTACTCGGGCAAGTTGTCCAGGATCTTTTTGGGATCCAAACGCTGCCGATAGTTAGGATCGCTGTGGGCGTAGACGATCTTGCCCTTCGCGTCGGTGATGTAGACCGCCGGGATGGGCAACGCGTGATGGTCAAAGCCGGATGCTTTTTCCAAATCGATTCCGTAACCCTTGTACTTTTCCAAAGTGCCATCGTCGACTTGAAACGCCAAGCCGAAGGCTTTGGCGGCCGATACATCGGGGTCGCTGAAGACGGGGAAGGGGATCGAGTTTTTGGCGATGTTGTCTTTGCTGCTGGATTCATTGTCGGGGCTGATCGCGACGATCTGCGCACCTGCTTCCTGAATCTTCGGATACACCTTGATCAGTTCCGCAGTGTGTCGCGAACAAATCGGGCACCATCCGCCGCGGAAAAAAACGAGCACGGTTGGCTTGCCGTCGGCGATGTCACGCAGCGAAACGTCTTCCCCTTTGATCGATGTGACTTCAACGTCCGGCAAATCAGCACCGACGGCTATCGGGTCGGTCTGCTGGGCCGTCGGTGCGATACCGGCGGCGGGGGCGACCGAGGTTCCCAGGATGCTGCCCAGTGAAGCGGCAGCGGTCATCAACAGCGCAAAGGGTTGGAATTTCATAAGGCTCAATTGGCGTTTTAGGTATTTGCGATTCACCCGTACGGTGACACGCGTCGGCAATGGCAACGCAACGGATCAATGTCCGGATCGCGTCCGATGCCGACAGAAAAAAACGCACAAATGTGTGGTGCGGTTCCCGGGGCGAACAGCCGTTCATGTCACCGGCCGTTCCGCAATACGATGCGGCTGGCGGGCGGATGCGATGCTGGCCTAGTCGGCTGGGTCGCCCGCGGCCAATTGGCTACGCCGCAGCAGTTCGTCGTGGATGCGTCGCGAGTGTTTTCGAAACGTCTGTTCATTGGCACGTTCGACCGCCGGCGTGTTGGTTCCGTCGGCGGGGATGTCATCCAGCGTGACGCCGAAGCCCGGCATCAGCACCCAATAGGTTGCCGAATCTGAATGATCGACGCTGCCGTAAGCGAATTTGCCCTCGACAAAAAGGGTGCCCAGGCGGCTGGTGCGAAACGCTTCGTAGTAATCTTTGCCCGACGGAGCACCGCTGACGATTCCATGTTGGCCGATCGCGCCACATTCGTGATAGACGATCTTCGACTGGGCGGCGACCGATTTCAAATAAGCACACGCCTTGGCGTCTTCCCGGCAATTGGCAACGTGTTCGGGATGCGCCGGGGTTCCCTGGTGAAGGGATGAATTGGTCCAGTGCGCGATGAACTTCATGCGATTCAGCACGTTTGCTTTGCCGGTCGTCAAACAGTGCTTCACCAGGATCGCCGGTTCGGTCAAAGAACCCCAGCACAACACGTGGATGGGATCGGCGGGGCTGACATCGTCTTGTTCGGCGCGGTTCAGCAAAGCGGCGACGGTGTCGTAGGAATCCAGCGATGCATAGTCGTTTTGTGGATCGAACCGCTCGGCCGAGTCCTTGATGCACGATTGTTGAAACGTGATATCGGCAGGATAGCCGTCCAGTGATTCGTTTAACGCGGCGACCTCGTTGCGATACGCATCGCCGAAGTACTGGTCGGCCCAAACGGCCTGGTCTGGCGTTGTGGCGTGTTCGCCCCGGTGCGTGCTGGCCACCACGATGCCCAAGGTGTCGAACTCATTGGCCAACAACAGATAGCCCGCCATGGCGGACACGTCGTCGGGATCATTGATCGTGCCTTCCTTGTTGTTGCCGGCCAATGTCGGGTCGCTGATGTCCGAATAGATCCAAACCTTCGGCGGCTCGGCCGACAAAAGCGACTCGCTAATACACGTGGTCAGGACAAGACACAAGAAACAAATTCGCATGTGGGGGACTTCGAAAGAGTGTTGGCTGGACGGCGTGCCTTAGTTGTACGGATGCTCAACGGAGCGTGGGGATTACAGCACATCCACCGCCTGGTGACGACTGGTGCAACCGTCGGCACAAATTCCAAGAAATAGCGTCTTGATAAACTGCGCCGAATCTTGGCTAGATCGCGTCCATCCAGCAACGGTTGGATCTGTTGTTGTCTGATGATAATTAACAGTCGCTCGCAGTCGGTGCTTGGGGATTGGCGCACTGGAATGCTTTTCGGGATCCAAGCGTTGGCAATGATGCCGGGTGAGCCGAACGGCTTGGTCCATTCAGTCGGAATGAAATGACGAAAAAAACCACGCTTGCAATCGGGCAAGCGTGGTTGGTCGGTATTTTCGGTTTCAATGACGTTCCGGTTAGTGTGATCCGAATCGGAGCGATCGAATTCAGATGACGTGCCGCCTAAAAATCTTCGATCGATTCCTTCGATGCTCGCGTGCCCAGGGCGCCCCAGACACCATAAGGGCTGGGAGAACCCGGGGATGAACCTGGGTAGGACGAATTGATGCCACTGTTGAGTCGGACGGACGGGTGAGTGCTGTCGCCCGCATCAATCGAATCGGCGATGAACTTCACGGCACCATCGGCCATCACCACATGGACACCACCGGGGTGCCGACTGCTGGGGGAAACGGCACCGGTATCAAAGTCTCCCGATCCTCCAATGCAAACTTCCCGGTTAGGCGGCAGGATCGTGGTGAAACTGGTGTAGATCGGAACCGAGTCGCTCCAACGATAACCACGACGCCAACCGGTGCTGCGACCGCCGGGGTTGGCCGTCGCGCCGACCTGATTGGGGTCCCACTGAGTCGGCTTCAACGGGTTGCGAAGGTCTTCGCATGAACTGGGATTGTTGTGGATCGTATCCCAGCCGATACCAAAGTAGGGTTGGGTTCGCACGTCGCTATCGCCGGCATCACTGGCGATTTCGCCGGCGGCGATGGTGTTGGACAAGCCGTCGGTAATGTCGCGGAACGCCATGCGCCGGCGATTGTAGAACGCACCTCGATTGGCGGCATTGGCCTTGGCGATATGGCCTTGGTCCCAACTGCCGCGCCAGAAACCGTGGTTGACCCAATCGGTGCCGTCGCCGATGCAACACGCATAGTTGGTTCGCGCCATCGCTGGGGCGCCGGTGCCCGTGTCACTGGGGCAACGATACGACGACAATTCGGTTCGCCAAGGTGTGTAGCTGCCGTCCCA is from Crateriforma conspicua and encodes:
- a CDS encoding FAD/NAD(P)-binding protein, encoding MSIAPSVGTIGWGVPTIPQRQPYRIAIVGCGPRGLHCLDALSRHLTNEDLARTEVTVFEPAECLGAGVIYSPDQPASLKMNFATEHIDVWNRSGGPASDADIDGKSVRGPSLLQWLHENAPQYAQADSYIPRALVGEYLHDAFVRIRRRLQAVAVFRHRGSKVADVRHDGERWEVKSQGRWWNFDEVVLATGHEGLRANVDLPPTDDHTPARFVYPVQDSLCRSRIPAGSRVAVRGFGLTAIDAVLSLTEGRGGKFLDNGFLPSYIPSMLEPEQISLHSRSGRPMLAKPTHKVEPVDRTFYQPFQAALSALQNQRGEIRFYQHLWPILTGAAAGLMSASGQDRSACDIDHWYRGWSRYRMDAASAQHHMFQSVCVAYAKRPINEAYAIGETWRRLYPHLVQLVSFGGLEPGQYQTFHKVAMEMEKIAFGPPACSVAKMVRLIKSRHVRIAEECEPPVGVDSVIDAVIAGPDQASQSGPVRSLLQQGHLHQDEETGGIRIHRDGTAVNSPDGLAIFGRATEGWILGNDTLSRTLHDQIESWSQTIASRLHAHTH
- a CDS encoding peroxiredoxin-like family protein; protein product: MKFQPFALLMTAAASLGSILGTSVAPAAGIAPTAQQTDPIAVGADLPDVEVTSIKGEDVSLRDIADGKPTVLVFFRGGWCPICSRHTAELIKVYPKIQEAGAQIVAISPDNESSSKDNIAKNSIPFPVFSDPDVSAAKAFGLAFQVDDGTLEKYKGYGIDLEKASGFDHHALPIPAVYITDAKGKIVYAHSDPNYRQRLDPKKILDNLPE
- a CDS encoding alpha/beta hydrolase, which encodes MSVLPDDTLISSDDRPLHMRLYGDRSAAKVLVVVHGLGEHSGWYQEFAKRFSEGSSGKDDQGESPVHCGVLLYDQRGHGKSPGRRGDAESLQNLVDDVAVAIEAARQHFPDAQPILVGHSLGGHLVLRHLIENAACTDRPSPVQRAVVTNPMILPENPPTKPQAFAAWVTAKLIPRLRFSASIDATELTHDADVLRELADDPLVHEQLSIGIGGALMASGHELVENAGQISADLLVLIGGDDTLCDRESTQQLVDRCPAARRKEFAGLKHNLLLESNRQQVYDSIDDWLIDQSV
- a CDS encoding EcsC family protein; translated protein: MTNEIITTDLPQSALQELRWARDVLQHRGIADRLTELVGTPITASLKLLPDVTEDLLYRVIDRSLKAALDVAVRTLGQSDGDVSNPSLRTHKLLAGISGAAGGVLGGATVAAELPVSTVLILRSVADIARSEGEDLSDLETRLACLEVFALDPGKGSDIDDQTEIGYFAVRAAMAKQIKDATQYIAKNGLGGSVAPPLVKLISQIGKRFGLVVSEKIAAQAVPVIGAIGGALINSYFIDHYQDLARAHFAIRRLERQHGADLIRRAYESLPRENK
- a CDS encoding DUF1559 family PulG-like putative transporter encodes the protein MRVSNRRFTGFTLVELLVVIAIIGVLVGLLLPAVQAAREAARRMSCSNNMKQIGLAIHNYHSAFQSMPMQAGGTFHPTSNGNPGGTNLTDNNRRRLSWLIPILPYIEQQPLWDQISNPLDVNQDGVVDYQAMGPRPWDGSYTPWRTELSSYRCPSDTGTGAPAMARTNYACCIGDGTDWVNHGFWRGSWDQGHIAKANAANRGAFYNRRRMAFRDITDGLSNTIAAGEIASDAGDSDVRTQPYFGIGWDTIHNNPSSCEDLRNPLKPTQWDPNQVGATANPGGRSTGWRRGYRWSDSVPIYTSFTTILPPNREVCIGGSGDFDTGAVSPSSRHPGGVHVVMADGAVKFIADSIDAGDSTHPSVRLNSGINSSYPGSSPGSPSPYGVWGALGTRASKESIEDF
- the sbnA gene encoding 2,3-diaminopropionate biosynthesis protein SbnA is translated as MLINSNTFPRFGSWAIPHGRPAVTSVCDGVLDAIGSTPLIRFDRFLPDADIDLLVKVEALNPGGSAKDRPAKRMLQQALDGGKIDQQTVIIESSSGNMGIGLAQACAFHGLRFICVVDPRAQANNLAIIRALGGEIETVTRPIDGDFLTARLSCVQELLQRHANAFWPNQYGNPANPLAHFHGTIAEIDRALSGDFDVLLVATSSTGTARGCRDFLRQRGRDVDVIAVDSVNSVLFGGSPGPRKIPGMGAGKVPALAAGQSFAQVRRVTDLQCVIGCRVAAQREAMLVGGSSGGVLATIATMKNELAGKRCVGILHDSGTRYLDTVFNDQWVQSALGIAPERLHQMVTQAEFAVSDEVLA
- a CDS encoding nucleoside hydrolase-like domain-containing protein — encoded protein: MRICFLCLVLTTCISESLLSAEPPKVWIYSDISDPTLAGNNKEGTINDPDDVSAMAGYLLLANEFDTLGIVVASTHRGEHATTPDQAVWADQYFGDAYRNEVAALNESLDGYPADITFQQSCIKDSAERFDPQNDYASLDSYDTVAALLNRAEQDDVSPADPIHVLCWGSLTEPAILVKHCLTTGKANVLNRMKFIAHWTNSSLHQGTPAHPEHVANCREDAKACAYLKSVAAQSKIVYHECGAIGQHGIVSGAPSGKDYYEAFRTSRLGTLFVEGKFAYGSVDHSDSATYWVLMPGFGVTLDDIPADGTNTPAVERANEQTFRKHSRRIHDELLRRSQLAAGDPAD